The genomic DNA CCTCCACGTCGCTGCTGGAGGGGCTGGTCTGGGGGCTGCGCGCCGGCGAGACAGCCGCCGACGCCGGCGACCCCGAGTTCGTGGAGGCGCCGGACCTGCTGGACAGCGACCCGGCGCTCCCGGACAACTTCGCCCGCGACAAGTTCGTCCGCCTGCGCCGCGTGATGGGCGAGTACGTGGGGCTCTCGCGGAACCGCGACGACCTCGGGCGCGCGCAGGGCGTCCTCCGGCGGCTGAAGGGCGAGGTCGACGCCTACACCCGGACGCGGACGAGCCGGGGCCTCTACGAACTCCGGTCGGCGACGGTCGTCGCCCTGCTCGTCTCCCGTGCGGCCAGCGAGAACCCCGAGTCGAAGGGGTGTCACTACCTCGAACCGCCGGCCGCGGCCGCCGAGGCGGAGGCCGACGGGGACTGACGATGCTCGACCCCGAGCAGGTCTCCCGCTGGCTCCGCGAGGACCTCGGCCACCACGACGTGACGAACCACGTCCCCGGCGAGACGGCCGGCCGGCTCGTCGTGAAGGAACCCGGGGTCGTCGCCGGCCTGGAGGCCGCCGCGGCCGTCTTCGACTACCTCGACGTGGCCGTGACCGAGCGGCTGGACGAGGGCAGGCACGTCGATTCGGGCGACGTGGTGCTGCGCACCGATGGCCCCGCGAAGGCCACGCTCCGCGCCGAGCGCACGGCCGTCAACCTCGCGGGCCACGCCTCCGGCATCGCCACCCGCACACGCCGCGCCGTCGACGCCGCCCGCGAGGTCGACGACGACGTGCGGGTCGCGGGCACCCGGAAGACCACACCCGGCCTCCGGGGCGTCGAGAAGCGCGCCATCGCCGCCGGCGGCGGTGACACCCACCGGCTCGACCTCTCGCACATGGTGATGGTGAAGGACAACCACGTCGCCGAGATGGGGCTGGAGGGCGCCGTCGAGCACTTCCGCGAGCGGGTCTCGTTCGCAACCAAGATCGAGGTGGAGGTCGGGGAGCCGGAACAGGGCCCCCGTGCCGCCGAGGCCGGGGCCGACATCGTCCTGCTGGACAACATGGACCCCGCGACGACCGAGCGGGCGGTCGACCTGCTGCCCGAGGGGGTGCTGGCGGAGGCGTCGGGCGGCATCACCGTCTCCGACGTGCCGGCCTACGCTGCGACGGGTGTGGACGTCATCTCCATGGGGTCGCTGACCCACTCGGCGCACAGCCTGGACCTGTCGTTCCGGACCGGGAGCAAGTGACGTTCGGCGCGGATTCTCCTCGACCGCCCGTGTTCGAGGCTCGCACCGCTCCGACCCGAGAGCCGTGTCCACCCGAACCTGGCACGAACTAACCTATCAATTGGCGAACTACTATATCTCCTTGCGAGTTCTATCGTGATCTATCATGGCAGTTACAACCCGCGTAGACGATAGTGCGCTAGCCGACCTCCGTGCGGCGTCGGGAGGGTCGGTGCTCCAGTCGGGCGACGATGGATACGACGAGGCCCGGACTGTCTGGAACGCGATGATCGACCGGAGGCCGGCGGTCATCGTCCGGCCGACGGGTGCTGCCGATGTCATCACGGCGGTGAACTTCGCCCGCGAGCACGACCTCCCGGTCTCCGTGAAGGGCGGCGGCCACAACATCGCCGGCAGGGCGGTCTGCGACGACGGGCTCGTGATCGATCTCTCGACGATGCGGTCGGTCCGCGTCGACCCGGAGGCGAGAACCGCCCGGGTCGGGCCCGGGGCGACACTGGCCGACGTCGACCGCGAGACCCAGGCCTTCGGACTGGTCGTTCCGACGGGTATCAACTCGACGACGGGAATCGCCGGCCTGACCCTCGGTGGCGGGTTCGGCTGGGTCTCGAGACGGTGGGGACTGACCGTCGACAACCTCCGGTCGGTCGACATCGTGACCGCGGACGGTCGGCTCCGTCACGCGAGCGAGACGGAGAACGAGGACCTGTTCTGGGGCGTCCGTGGCGGCGGTACCTTCGGTGTGGTCACCGACTTCGAGTTCGAACTCCACGAGTACGGCCCCGAGGTACTCTCGGGATTGATCATCCACCCGCTGTCGGATGCCCGCGCAGTGCTGGAGGAGTATCGGTCGTTCGCCGCCGCCGCGCCCGACGAGGTGACCCCGTGGGTCGTCCTCCGGAACGCCCCACCGCTCCCGTTCATCCCCGAGGAGTGGCACGGGGAGATGGTGCTCATCTTCGCCGTCTGCTACGCCGGTTCGGTGGAGGCGGGCGAGGCGGCGCTCGCCCCGCTCCGGGCGATCGGTGACCCCATCGTCGACGTCGTCTCACCCCACCAGTTCACCGACTGGCAGCAGGCGTTCGACCCGCTGCTCACCCCCGGCGCGCGCAACTACTGGAAGTCGCACAACTTCGTCGAGCTCACCGACGCGATGCTGGAGATCCTCCTCGAATTCACGGAGCGGATGCCCTCGCCGATGACCGAGGTGTTCGTCGGACAGCTGGGCGGCGCCATCAACCGCGTCCCGGCCGACGCGACCGCGTACCCCCACCGCGATGCCGAGTTCGTGATGAACCTCCACACCCGCTGGGAGGACCCGGCACAGGACGAGGCCTGCAAGGCGTGGGCCCGCGAACTGTACGACGCGATGCGCCCGCACGCCACGGGTGGCACCTACGTCAACTTCATCCCCGAGGAGGCGGGCGAGGAGCAGGCGGCCTACGGCGAGAACTACGATCGGCTGGTCGAACTCAAGGACCGCTACGACCCCGAGAACCTGTTCCGTCTGAACACGAACGTCCAACCGACGGCGTGAGGTGATCGAGACCCGACTGGGAACCCGGCTTCCGACCGGTCCACCGACGGACGGCCCCTGCCGCCGAGCGCGACCGGTTCGCCGGTGAGCCGGCTGCCCGGATTGTCTGTTTCAATCTCCTATATCTGGTCAGAAAGCATATCTAAGGGAATGGACCGGATTTCGAGTCCGAAAAATGTCTCCTATGGAGTTATCTGTGAATTATTCGGTCGAATCTCCCACGTCTCGAACACCAGTTCCAGCATTGCCTGTCTCCAGCACGATGCCCCCGTCGCTCTGTATCCCGTCGAACGCGAACGGGTCCGCGTCGTCGGCCAGCAGGAGCGAGCCGTCGAGGTCGGCGTAGTCACACAGTGGCGCGAGCGCCGCGCCCGCCGCGAGGGAGGCGTTCGTCTCGACCATGCAGCCGACCATCACCTCCAGGTCGTGCGCTCGCGCGGCGTGAACCTGCCGGAGGGCCGGCCACACACCGCCGGCCTTGTCGAGTTTCACGACGGCCACGTCCGCGCGGTCGGCCACATCCGGCACGTCGCTGGCCGTCACGCAACTCTCGTCCGCGGCCACGGGCAGCGAGGAGTGCTCGTAGACGAACCGCAGGCCCTCGCGGTCGCTGGCAGGGACGGGCTGTTCGACGAACTCGACGTCGGCGTCGGCCAGCCAGTGGCTCTTCCGGACGGCCTCGGCGGGCGTCCACGCCTCGTTGGCGTCCACGCGGAGGCCCGCATCGGGCGCGCCCTCGCGGACGGCCGCCACGCGCTCGCGGTCTCGTTCGGTCCCGAGTTTCACCTTCAGGTGCTCGAAGCCGGCCTCGACGGCGGCCGCCGCACGGTCGCGCATCTCGTCGGGCTCGGCGATGCCGACGCTGTAGCAGGAACGCGGCGCGCGTTCGGGGTCCGTGCCGAGGAGTGCGTGGAGCGGCTCGCCGACCTGGCGGCCGTAGAGGTCGTAGCACGCGATATCGACGGCCGCCTTCGCCGCTGGATTGTCGCGGACGACGCGCTCGAACGCGTCGTGCCGGCGCTGGTGCGCGCTCGGCGGTTCGCCCTCGACGGTCGCGAGCAGGTCGGGGAGGACGGACTCGGCCGTCCCGGCCGTCTCGCCGTAGTACGCGTCGGGGCAGCCGGCGCCGACGCCCTCGGTCCCGCGTTCGTCGGTGAGCCGGACCACGACGGACTCGGCGGTTGTCGTGGTCCCCCGGGAGATGCCGAACGGGGTGTCCAGTTCCATCGCCACCGTCTCGACCGACCAGTCCGCGATGGGTGCGGTCCCGGCCCGCTCGTCGGCCGTCATGCGTCGAGGTCCGTCGCATCGACGATGGCGTCGACGATGGCGTCCGCCCCGTCGCGGACGGGGTCGGCCGCCGGTACGCCCAGTTCGTCGCTGTACTCGGCGACGGCCCCGTCGCGGGCGTCGGCGTCGAGTTCGTGCGTGGCGACCGCGCCCGCGACGACCTCGGTGGGTGCGACCGCGCCGGCCAGCGTCTCGTACAGGTCCGCCACCTCGCGGGCGGGCGGAATCGGGAACGACTCGTACCCGTGGACGGCGTCGCGACCGGCGACGTGGCACATGACGAGCGCGTCCGGCATCGCGCCGTGGAGGAGGCTCGTCGTGACACCCGAGTACGCGGGGTGGACGAGCGAGCCCTGTCCCTCGACCACGAGGAGGTCGTGGTCCTCGGCGGCGGCGAGGACCATCCGCTCCGTGGCGCCGGCGGCGAAGTCGCTGATGGCCCGGTCGACCGCGATCCCCCAGCCCGCGACGAGGATGCCGGTCTGACCCGTCGGCACCATCGCCGCGTCGATGCCACGCTCGCGGGCGGCGTTCACCAGCTCGCACGTGGCGGTCATCTTCCCCGTCGAACAGTCCGTCCCCACGGTCTCCACGACGGTCGCGTCCACATCGCGAGCGCGTCCCTCGCTGACGCTCAGGTCGGCCGGCGGCTCGCGGATGTCGAACAGACGCGCGCCGTGTTCCTCGGCGAGCGCGACGAACTCCTCGTCGTCGTTCAGCCGGTAGTGGAGCCCCGCGACCACGTCCGCGCCGGCCTTCAGCGCCCGTTCGACGTCCTCGCGCCAGGAGCGGTCGAACCCGCCGCCGATGGGTGCGACGCCGATGACGAGCGTGTCGAAGGAGGGTGCCTCGTCGGCGCGCCCGACGATGGGCGCGTCCTGGGCGCGGTCGTCGTCGACGAAGTCCGAGACGGTGTAGTCGGTCTGCCAGCCGTGGCCCTCGCCGGCGATCTCGCGGTCGAGGACGGCCACGACCTCGTAGTCGGCGTAGCGGAGCACGCCGAGTGCGGTCTTCGCGCGGCCGGGGAACCCCTCGTGGGCGAGCAGGGCGACGCGCCCCGGGTCGAACCCGAGGGCGGTCGTCTCGCGTGCGTCGGTCATACGCCCAGTTGCGACCCGGCAGAGCATAAGAGCGCGGGCGGATGATTGATGGACGTCCGCGCCGGTGTCCCGGACGATGACACGGTGCCCTCCCCTCCGGGTCGCCCTGCTCGCCACGATACTGGTGCTCGCACCGGTCGCCGCGGTCGGTGCCACACCGACCGCCGCGCCCCCCGAGGACGGACCGACCGACCGGTCGGACCCGCCCCGGTCGATCCGGGACGTGCAGTCGGACGAGACCGTCCTGAACGTGACCGTGGTCGGCCGGACCGCGACGAACGCGGGGGTACCGACGATGGTGAACGTCACCAGCGTCGTCGCGACCGACCTCGACCTCGACCCCGCCCGGGTCCGCGTCGACCGGACCGGTGATACGGTCGAGGTGCTGGCGAACCGGTCCGACGCGGCCATCCTCGCGGCGCTCCGCGAGGCCGACGTGGACACCGACGACGTGGTGCTCCGCCGCGGCGTCTCGAACGAGACCCGCGACGCCGTCGTGACGGCGCTCCGTGAGCGCGTTGCGGCTGCGGGCCTCGATGGAACGTCGGTGACGGCGAGCGGTGATTCGCGCATCCGCATCCGGACGACCGCGGTCGACGGCGTCCGCTCGCTCGTGACCGTCCGTGGGGACGTGGCCCTCGTCGCTGGCTTCCCCGGTGCCGACGGCCCGCGCCGGGCCGAACTGGTCGACGCGAGCGGCATCGCTACCGTCGGGGCCGTCCAGGAACGACCCGGCGGGGCGCCGTACGTCCCGGTGACGCTGACCGAGGCCGCGGCCCGGAACTTCAGCGGGACGCTCGTCGAGAGGGGCCTCACCGACTCTGCGAACACGTCGGGGTGTCGCTACAGCGAGTCGCCCGACGCGCCGGGCTACTGCATCTTCACCGTCGTGGACGGGGAGATCGTCTACGCCGCGTCGCTCTCGGCGGGACTCGCGGACATCGTCCGCAGTGGCGAGTTCGTCGAGGATCCGAGATTCATCGTGACGGCGGCCAACGAGTCGACGGCGCGCCGCCTCGCCACGGCGCTCCGCACCGGGCCGCTCCCCGCACCGGTCCGCGTCGTGAACAGGACGGTTCCCGACGGGGCGGCCGTCGCCACGCCGGCGAACGGATCGGCGGCTCCCGGGACCTCGCCGACGCCGAGCCCCACACCGGTCGTCGACGGGACCCCGACGGCGAGCCCGACAGACCCGACGGCTGCCGCCGGTGACGACGGGAGTACCGGCGGGACCAGCACCGGCGGGCAGTCCGGCTTCGGGCCGGTGCTGGCGGTCTCGGCGCTGCTGGCGGCCGCTGGCCTCCTCCGTCGGCGTCAGAGGCCGTAGACCCGCGTCGTCCAGAAGTCGTGGTAGGCGTCGCCGAGTGCTTCCTCGGGCTTGCCGGTCGCGTCGACGGCGGCGGTGGCATCGGCTGCCTCGTCCAGTTCCTCGATGGCCTTCGAGTCCCCGACGAGGAACAGCCGGTCCACGTCGCTCCGGAGCGTCCGGATGACCATCGCACAGTCGTCGAGGTGGTCCTGGACCTGTTCGTCGCGGAGGCGGTCGAAGCGTGCCTGCGAGTAGCCACCCTTCGAGTGCTTGGACTTCACGTCGCTCTCGAAGCCCGAGAAGTCGACCCTGTCGACCCCCTCGTAGACACCCACCGCGAACAGGTCGGCCCGGACGAGTGCGAGCGCGTACCGACCCTGCGGGACGAACCACGCCGGCTCGACGGCGATGGAGTCGTCCCACTCGCAGAACGGCCCCGGCGGCACCGGGGGGTCGAGCGCAGTCGCCAGCAGCCCGGCATCGTCCGCGGCGACGAGACACGGCGCGGCGCGACGGACCAGCGGCGTCCGCTCGCCGAGCGTCTCCACGACGGGCGCGGGCAGGTCGTCGGCGTCCTCGACGTACGCGGTCAGGACGCCCTCGGGGTCGGTCCCGAACGAGCGCAGCCGGTCGAGCACGGCGTCCCGCCGGTCGCCGGCCACGTCCTCCCGGTACCGGAAGGTCAGGTCCTCGTCGCTCTCGGCCTGCTCCAGCTGCCCCTCGAGGTCGGCGATGCGGTCCTCGAGTCGGTTGATGCGCTCCTCGGCCTCCTGCTTCGCAGTGGATGCCTCCGCCCGACGCTCCTGTTCGGCCTCGAGCTGGCTCTCCAGGTGCTCCTTCTCGTCCTCGAGCTTCGCGATCCGCTCCTTGAGCTCCGTCTTCCCCAGGAGATTATCGAGCATGGCGGGGAGAACGGTCGCCGTGACGTAAATCCCGCGCCGTCGCGTGGGTGCCCCGGGTCACACCTGTCCTCCGCTGGACTGGTGTGTCTGTAGCGATTGGTGTGGTGGCGATAGGGAGGGCAGCAGCGACGATGGGGGGCTGTTGAAAGCCCCCGCGCGCTTGACCCGGCCCCGGCGACGAAAGGACCGCAGGCCGACCGGAGGGAGGCCGAGGACCGTGGTTCGAGAGAGCGGAGCTCTCTCGTCATCCTGAAAATCTCTGATTTTCAGAGACAGCGAGCCGCAACCGGTCGAGCGTCCAGGGGCTTCCAACCCGCTCGTTCCAGTCACAGAAAACATCGAACCAATCGATACAGCCAGCCCCTGCCTACCACGAATCAGCGACCGACCACAACAACTCAGGTCCGCGCCGAGCGCGATTCCTCGGCCACCTTCAGCAGCTGGTCGACGCGGTCGCGCTTCGCCAGCAGCACCTCCGTCAGCGTCGGCGGGTTCTTGACCCGTGTCGCTGCGAGCCAGTCGCCCGGGAGCGCGACCGTCTGCTCGGGGATGCCCGCCTCGCCGTGGACCGGGACGTGGGCGCCGCCGATCTTCATGACCAGCGGGCGTTCGCTCTCGTCGGGTGCCTCCCTCTCGTCCCGGTTCTCGGCCCCTGGAAGCCGCCCCGATGGCTCCATGGGGTCCGCCTCGGCCGGCCGGTCGATGGCCACGCTCCCGTCGTCCGAGCCCTCGAGCCACGTCTCGACGGGCTCGTCACCGTAGAGCTGCCCGGTGACGTGGTCGTGCTGCTCACGGTGCATCACCGGGCGGTCGCCGTCGTGGGGCTGGACGTACAGCCGACCCAGGTAGTAGCCGCTCGAGAAGCGTGCGAACATACTGTGTCGTGTGTCAACACGTACCTCGGCATAAGGCTTCCGGGCAACACATATGTCGAACCGCAACACGGCGATGGATTCGGCGGACGGGTGGCGGTCAGACGTCGGACGAACCGGCCCGGCCACGCCGCTCGCACTCCTCGCGCGGATCAGTCGTCACCCACGTCCGGGTGGGGGCGGGCCTCGCCATCGGCGGTCGTCCCCCGGAGACGTCGGACCCGTTCGCCGGTCGAGGGGTGGAGCGAGAGGACCCCACCGCCGTCGCGGAGGGCACCGGCGGCGCCGAGTCGTTCCAGCGCGCGAGCCATCGGCTCGGCGCCGACCGCCCCTGCGGCCTGGCGGTCGGCATCGAACTCCGTCCACCGGATGAGCCACAGCAGGGCCAGTACGGCCGGTATCAGGAGTGCGAGCCCCGCGAGGAACGCCCCCGGTATCTCGGCGGCGGTCGCGCCGAGCCACGGGAGCAGGAACGCTGCGGCGGCCCCGAGCCGGAGCGGAACGTGCCGGCGGCGATGGTGCCCGAGTTCGTGGGCCACCACCGCGGCGGCCTCGTCCGACGGGAGCCGTGAGAGCACACGCTCGGTCACGAAGACGACACGGCCGCCCGCCACGGGGAGTACGCCCGCGGCCACGGCCGTCGCGGGGCCATCGGCGCCGAGCGCGAGCACACGGACCCGGATGCCGTCTGGGGTCACCGGATGACCGCGCTGGCCCGGGTCGTCCCCGGCGAGGACCGGCGCCAGCGCGGCCCGCTCCTCGGGGTACAACGAGCGCGTGGGCACGAACCGCGGCACCACGACCGGCGGGAGCGCGGTCATCGCGAGTCCCAGCAGCCCCACCCCAGCGACCAGCCACCAGCCCGTCGGGAGCAGCGGCGCGGCGAGCGTCAGCAGGAGGGCGGGCCCGACGAGTGCCCCGTAGCCCAGCGCGAAGCGGCGAGGACGGCCGCCCCCGGCGAGGTGGGTCGCGAGCGCCGTGAGCGCGACAGGACCGACGAACGTGGCGGCCGTCGCCAGCGTCTCCGGCCAGTCCGGCCCCAGCCCGAACGTGCCCAGCCACGCCGCGAGGGTGCCGGTGAATCCGGCCACGATGGCCCACAGCGCCGCGGTCAGGCCGGCGATGGCGGCCACCGCGGGCCGCCGCAGCGGCGTGTGCGTGAACGCACCACGGCTCGCGACCGACCGGGCCATCGCGGCCCAGCCGACCAGCAAGAGCGTGTGCCCGGCGGCGACGGCGGCGAGCGAGCGCACGGGGTCCCATAGCCCCGGTTCGATTGTCAACCTTCGGTGGTCCACACCTGGAGCCCAGCCTGTGATGCTCACCGAGTCGATATCGATGGGTTCCTGTCCCCGCCTGCCGAACGACGACGTGTCGTGCCCTCCACCATGCACGCGCCGGTCGAGACGCAGCGCTGCGACCGTCCCGACGGACGGACGCTGACCTACGCCGTCGCCGGCGACCCCGACGGGGCGCCGGTCGTCGCCCACCACGGGACGCCCGGCTCCCGGCTGTTCGCCGCCCTGCTGGACGACGCGGCCCGCGAGCGTGGGGTCCGGGTGCTGGTCCCGGACCGCCCCGGCTTCGGCGGCTCGGACCCGCCGTCACCGGACTACCGGCCCGGAGCGATGCTCGGGCCGCTGCTCGCCGCCGAATCGCTCGACGCGGCGCCCGTCCTCGCGTTCTCCGGCGGCGGCCCGGCCGCGCTCGCCGCTGCCGGGGATGGGGATCGGGTGACTCGGGTCGCGCTCGTCGCCGGCGCGGTCCCCGGTGCCGGGAGCCCCCTCGACGCGCTGGCACGAATCCCGTTCGCGCTGCGGGCGCTGTTCCGCGTCTCGGGGGCCATCGCCCGAGTGCGCGGGCCGGAGGCGGTCGTCGGGCAGTACACCGACCGCGACGTGTCGGGGGTCGTGGCCGAGCAGGTCGCCGCCGACTTCCACGAGGGGCTCGCGCAGGGGGCCCGTGCGACGGCCCGCGAGTTCCGCCGGGACGACGCTGCCGTCGTGGCTCCCGGGGCGGTCGACGTGCCGCTTTCCGCGTGGCACGGACGCGGCGACGAGAACGTCCCGCTGGAGGCAGTCGAGGCGTTCGTGACGGCGGCGGACGGGTCGCTGCGGATACTCGACGCGGACCACCTCGGGACGCTGCTGGACGCGCGGGGGGAGGCGCTGGACTGGCTCGCTTCCGGGTGAGCACCGGCCGTGGTCCCGGCAGCGTCGAGCCCCCGCCCGCTCAGACGTGCTCGTCGAGGAACTCGACGACGCGGGTGTACGCCTCGATGCGGTTCTCCAGCTTCGAGATGCCGTGCCCCTCGTCCTCGAAGACGAGCTTCTCGACGGGGACGTGCTCGCTCGCCTGCTCGGCGATCTGCTCTGCCTCGCCCACCGGGACGCGCGGGTCGTTCGCGCCGTGGAGGACGAACAGCGGCGCCCGGATGGCGTCGACGTTGTTGATGGGGCTGATGGTCTCCAGGAACGCCCGGTCCTCGGCGAGCGAGCCGTACTCGGCCTCCCGGAGTTCGCGCCGCCAGGCACCCGTGTTCTCGAGGAACGTCACGAAGTTGGCGATGCCGACGATGTCGACGCCGGCCGCCCACAGCTCCGGGTACTCAGTGAGCGCCGCGAGCACCATGAAGCCGCCGTAGGAGCCGCCGAGCGCGACGATGCGCTCCGGATCGACGGCCGGGTGGTCGTGGAGCCAGTCGACCCCGGCGCGGAGGTCCTCCACCGAATCCATCCGGTTGCGCACGTCGTCCGCGCGGGTGTACGCCTTCCCGTAGCCGGTCGAGCCGCGGACGTTCGGCTCGAAGACAGCGTAGCCCCGCGAGACGAAGTACTGGCCGAGGGCGTAGAACGAGGGCCGGCGCTGGCTCTCCGGGCCGCCGTGTATGTCGACGATGACGGGCACCTCGCCGGGCCGCTCGTCGGCGTCCGCCGGGAGCGTGAGGAAGCCCGGAACCTCCAGCCCGTCGAAGCTCTCGAACCGGACCAGCTCGCGGTCGCGGAAGCTCTCGCGTGGGATGCCCGCGGTGCTCGCGCTGGTCCACCGCTCGGCCGTGCCCGAGTCGACGTCGACGACGTGGACGTTCGTGTTGGTGGTCGTCCCCGTCACGGTGATGGCGAACCGGTCGGCCGTCCCCGAGAAGCTCACACCGCCCGCGACGGCCTGTGGGAGGTCGGGCGTCGCCAGCTCCTCGAGTTCGGCCGGGCCGACGAGGTCGGCGACCGTGAGGTTCGTGTAGCCGTCGACGTTCCGCGAGTAGACCAGCCGCCCCGTCTCGTCGTCCAGCGCCACGCCGTCGACGTTCCACTCCTCGTCGACGACCAGTCGCTCGACCTCGAGGGTCTCGAGGTCCAGGCGCGCCAGGTACAGCGTGTCGTGGCCGTCGTCGGTGACGAGGTACAGCGCGTCCCCGTCGGGGCCGAAGCTCGCGCTCCCGTAGCGCACGTCCCCCTCGTGTGGCGTGAGGTGGCGGAGTTCGTCGGTCGCCAGGTCCAGCGTGTAGAGGTCCTGATCGAAGTTGGAGTGGCTCTCGTAGACGAGCAGCCGGTCGTCGCTCGGCGACCACCCGCCGACCGAGAGCCAGCCGTCGCCCTCGTGGTGCAGGGTCGCGTCGGTCCCGGTCTCGTCGCGTCCCTGCGTGTAGACGTCGAAGACGGCCTCGTCGCGCCGGTTCGACGTGAACGCGAACCGGTCGCCGTCGTGGCTCCAGCCGCCCCACTGGTGCTTGGCCTCGGGGTGCTGCGTGAGGTCGGTCACGACGTTCGTCTCCTCGTCGAGCAGATGGAACTGGAGCCGCTCGTTGCCCCCCTCGTCCATCCCGAAGACGAGTTCCGGGCGCTCGGGCGACCACGTGGCGAACGACACCGGCTCCTCGTAGAAGGTCCGCTGCTCGGGCCACGCCTGCGGGTCGTCGAGCGTCCACACCTGCGCGGTGCCCGTCGTGTCCATCAGGAAGGCGAGCCGCCCCTCGGGCGAGAGCGAAGCACCGTATGCACTCCTGACGTTGAGATACCGCTCCAGGTCGTACTCGTGCATGGTGTCGGGTCGTCCGGGGCGCGGATAGCGTTTCGCCTCGTGGATGTGGCCGTATCCGTTGGCACTCCCTACAGCCCAGCATCACACCACGGAGCCGACCCGACGACGCGGGAGCCGCGACCCACGGGATTTTTGCCGCGACTGCTCCCGTATCCCGACCATGCAGGTTGCCGTGGTCGCGCCCGAGACGACGCCGCTGGCCGACGCCGACGACCGTGCGGTCGCACGTGTCGAGCGGACGGCCCGTGGCCTCGCGGCCCGGGACCACGACGTGACCGTCTACTGCACGGGCTGGTGGAGCGACCGGCTCGACTACACGGAGACCCGCGAGCGCGACGGCGTCACCTACCGCGCCGTCACCGTCTCGCCAGCGACCACCTCCTACCACGCGCGGGTCCCCGCCCTGCTGGCGGCCGAACGCCCGGACGCCGTCCACGTCATCGGCGACCCGCCGGCCGTGCTGGCCGCGCGGACCGGCGCCACACTCGCGCGCGCCCCGCTCGTGGTGGACTGGTTCGGGGAGGACCCG from Haloglomus litoreum includes the following:
- a CDS encoding alpha/beta fold hydrolase, with translation MPSTMHAPVETQRCDRPDGRTLTYAVAGDPDGAPVVAHHGTPGSRLFAALLDDAARERGVRVLVPDRPGFGGSDPPSPDYRPGAMLGPLLAAESLDAAPVLAFSGGGPAALAAAGDGDRVTRVALVAGAVPGAGSPLDALARIPFALRALFRVSGAIARVRGPEAVVGQYTDRDVSGVVAEQVAADFHEGLAQGARATAREFRRDDAAVVAPGAVDVPLSAWHGRGDENVPLEAVEAFVTAADGSLRILDADHLGTLLDARGEALDWLASG
- a CDS encoding S9 family peptidase, whose product is MHEYDLERYLNVRSAYGASLSPEGRLAFLMDTTGTAQVWTLDDPQAWPEQRTFYEEPVSFATWSPERPELVFGMDEGGNERLQFHLLDEETNVVTDLTQHPEAKHQWGGWSHDGDRFAFTSNRRDEAVFDVYTQGRDETGTDATLHHEGDGWLSVGGWSPSDDRLLVYESHSNFDQDLYTLDLATDELRHLTPHEGDVRYGSASFGPDGDALYLVTDDGHDTLYLARLDLETLEVERLVVDEEWNVDGVALDDETGRLVYSRNVDGYTNLTVADLVGPAELEELATPDLPQAVAGGVSFSGTADRFAITVTGTTTNTNVHVVDVDSGTAERWTSASTAGIPRESFRDRELVRFESFDGLEVPGFLTLPADADERPGEVPVIVDIHGGPESQRRPSFYALGQYFVSRGYAVFEPNVRGSTGYGKAYTRADDVRNRMDSVEDLRAGVDWLHDHPAVDPERIVALGGSYGGFMVLAALTEYPELWAAGVDIVGIANFVTFLENTGAWRRELREAEYGSLAEDRAFLETISPINNVDAIRAPLFVLHGANDPRVPVGEAEQIAEQASEHVPVEKLVFEDEGHGISKLENRIEAYTRVVEFLDEHV